The following proteins come from a genomic window of Coffea arabica cultivar ET-39 chromosome 11c, Coffea Arabica ET-39 HiFi, whole genome shotgun sequence:
- the LOC113716481 gene encoding protein SIEVE ELEMENT OCCLUSION B-like → MEMDRMKEVLGTHEPDGRDFDVTPLVPIVEDIIKRATFLGGGAQDQDYADTWEDTAIRRGSIDMKELTYAINKTINEIICNCSSGGDEHFVAMALCRSLSRYAWEDKVAIALAAFAVSYGKFWLVAQLLTTNPLAKSVAVIRELPEIIEHTEALKRKFEAVSNLSKAMLNVTSCIINLKELPTEYIGQSNEVVFLTAHVPTAVYWTLRSIATCSFILNLTALGPEYVDSAAEAWDLNSLAHKLAKIKEGLEDQTAIIKKEIEKRRQNDAYNALVELFKMPNTDSTKILSAVINVKEDQLPLYDGTNNKRASLDILRQKHVLLLISELHIPQEELSILHQFYTESRQQPTRLDKQYKVVWLPVVDTFSNATDEQFELVQNSMPWYSVHPIMLERAFIRFIKDVKSFDKTPQLLALHPRGNLSGYNARDMMWVWGNLAFPFTEEREKELWMEATLIELLADSIHQNLLLWADQNRYICLYGGADIEGIRRLTTIMRSVANTARIPLEMLYVGGKNPKESVRKNNSIIQAENLSHILPDLIKIQIFWMRLEIMLKSWGQHGMFVKSDLIQHVGKIICYDKDGEGWALIARGWHEMAKGIDKEVYQCLSKFNEWKDKVVYPDGFVIALDEKLRELHTPHHCNRLILPESSGHIPEKVSCAECGRPMESFFMYRCCTD, encoded by the exons ATGGAGATGGACAGGATGAAGGAAGTTCTAGGAACACATGAACCAGATGGCCGTGATTTTGATGTAACACCTCTCGTCCCCATCGTTGAGGATATCATAAAACGTGCTACATTTCTTGGCGGT GGGGCACAAGATCAAGATTATGCTGATACATGGGAGGATACGGCTATTCGCAGAGGTTCCATTGACATGAAAGAATTAACATATGCTATCAACAAAACAATTAATGAG ATAATCTGCAACTGCAGTTCGGGAGGAGATGAACATTTTGTTGCTATGGCACTCTGCCGGTCACTATCAAGATATGCGTGGGAGGACAAGGTGGCAATAGCTCTTGCAGCTTTTGCTGTGAGTTATGGTAAGTTCTGGCTGGTTGCTCAGCTTCTCACTACGAATCCACTGGCCAAGTCAGTTGCAGTAATTAGGGAACTCCCAGAAATAATCGAGCACACTGAAGCCTTGAAGCGAAAGTTTGAGGCAGTTAGTAACCTCAGTAAGGCAATGCTGAATGTGACTTCTTGTATTATTAACCTCAAGGAGCTCCCCACAGAGTACATTGGTCAATCAAATGAAGTGGTGTTTCTTACTGCTCATGTCCCCACAGCAGTTTACTGGACTCTTCGTAGCATTGCTACTTGTTCATTTATATTGAACCTTACTGCCCTTGGACCCGA GTATGTCGACTCAGCTGCAGAGGCGTGGGACTTGAATAGTTTGGCTCATAAGCTTGCCAAAATTAAAGAGGGCCTGGAAGATCAAACGGCTATTATAAAGAAGGAAATAG AGAAAAGGAGACAGAATGATGCATATAATGCACTTGTTGAACTGTTTAAGATGCCCAACACTGACAGCACGAAGATTCTTAGTGCTGTGATAAATGTTAAGGAGGACCAGCTGCCCCTGTATGATGGAACTAACAATAAAAGA GCTAGCCTTGACATATTGAGACAGAAACATGTTTTGCTACTTATTTCAGAACTTCACATACCCCAAGAAGAGCTCTCTATCCTCCATCAGTTTTACACCGAATCAAGGCAACAGCCAACTAGGCTAGATAAACAGTACAAGGTTGTTTGGCTTCCAGTTGTTGATACATTCTCAAATGCAACTGATGAGCAGTTTGAGCTTGTCCAAAACTCAATGCCATGGTACTCGGTTCACCCTATCATGCTTGAGCGTGCTTTCATCAGATTCATCAAGGACGTCAAGAGCTTTGACAAGACACCTCAACTTCTGGCCTTGCATCCACGGGGAAACTTATCAGGTTACAATGCTCGGGACATGATGTGGGTTTGGGGTAATTTAGCTTTCCCTTTCactgaagaaagagaaaaagaactaTGGATGGAAGCAACCTTGATAGAATTGTTAGCCGACTCCATTCATCAAAACCTCTTACTTTGG GCTGATCAAAACAGATACATATGCTTGTATGGTGGAGCGGACATTGAAGGGATCAGGAGATTAACAACTATTATGCGGTCTGTTGCAAATACTGCACGTATCCCTCTGGAGATGCTCTATGTGGGGGGAAAAAACCCGAAGGAAAGCGTGAGGAAAAACAATTCCATCATCCAGGCTGAAAACCTAAGCCACATTTTGCCTGACCTGATTAAGATCCAAATTTTCTGGATGAGGCTGGAGATCATGCTTAAGTCCTGGGGTCAACACGGCATGTTCGTGAAGAGTGATTTAATACAGCatgttgggaaaataatttgcTATGACAAAGATGGCGAGGGATGGGCTCTCATTGCCAGAGGCTGGCATGAGATGGCTAAAGGAATAGACAAAGAAGTTTACCAGTGCCTGAGCAAGTTTAACGAGTGGAAGGACAAAGTTGTTTACCCCGACGGCTTTGTGATTGCTCTGGACGAGAAACTTCGTGAGCTCCATACACCTCATCACTGCAACCGCCTGATATTGCCCGAAAGTAGTGGGCACATTCCTGAGAAGGTGTCTTGTGCTGAATGCGGCCGTCCCATGGAGAGTTTCTTCATGTACCGTTGCTGCACCGATTAA